CCAGGTTCAATAGGATGTAAGTATGAATGTCAAAATTTAGCAATCGACACATATTTGTATCCGaagagaattttttaaaaattgatgcGAATATTTATAGTTTCTTAAAAATCCGACCGTAATCAATTGTTTTCATTCCTTAGAGCTAGGAGGGATGTTAATAAATAGTGTAGGGAGATGAATGTAGTTTTTCATTGGGTTCTtcgtttattttactataagTCTCAAATTAAAATTGTACTTATATtcgttaaaatattaaatattattgagTAAAATATAGGTATATGAAGTTTGAATAAGAGTGCGAGCCTTTATTGCATTGCGTGTGCATATGAGTATTGGTTATTATCTGAATAATATCGGAATATAAATCTGACTCATATATAAATCTGAATCCGCATTCAGTATATatggtaatgaaaatttagcATCCGATACAAATCCGCATTCGAATTCGAATATATGAATGCTGATATGGTTTTGTCAAAGATAAGACCGTATTCGACTGCTTTCACCCCTAATTAGAAGTCATGAGCTACATGCCGCGACAGACCCGTTTTCTGAATAGGTTGGCCCATCGCGACCCGCGGCCCAGACCAACTGGGCCGTGTCGTGCCACGTGGGAATATGAGCCCACCAAATTTTctctatttgaaaattttaaaaaatttgttcatcttatttttaaccttttaatattattatttgttcaGTAAATAGATTTTAGATCGTTATGTAAACAGAGTTAAGCGCTGCTACACGGTAATCTCACTTTGATGAAGAGGAACTAATTTGTTAGATTTTTATGTATTTAGTGAGAAATTTGATGTTACCAATAGGAATTGTTTGcagtcacttttttttttttttttgttgattcatGCATACCAAAAGAGAGTTTTGGgttaatatattttctaaaatttttatattttatccccCCTTGAATGTAGACACAAGTGTGAGTTattacaactgcagcatttcACACATTGTTATCTCCTTTGTGGTGCATTCAAAGCTATGGAGGATACTTTGAGTTTGTTGGTTGTGTTTGCGTCGTCAATCGGATTAGTCGGATCAATTCAAGATTATATCCAAAGAGGTAGAATTTGTAGGCCACGATGGTTAATATCTATATCTAGGcctatttcttattttttgaataatatagtATCAGAGTCAGTTTTAAACCCTTCAATTCTGTCAGGTCGTGCGttcaattttcatttttgaCATTTAACGGGTTTCACGTGTCTTTCATATTTATCATACACGTGAGTGggattattaatatatattttgataattCTAAACCTCTTTGTTTAGGGTAAGTTCTTATCTTCTAACTTATCTATCAAATCCACGTGTCTTTCATATTTATCATGCACGTGAGTGAgggtgttaatatatatttctagaCCCGTGTCCTACAAGATCGATCTTTTGGGTAATGTGAGTGATCTTCTTTTACTAATTTTGTTTACGATCTTGGGCATCAGTATGTATTTAGTTTTGGTAATTTTACGCATCATACAGCTGCATCAGTTGAAAGACAGGGAACCAGATTGGTCCTTGTTAGTACATGGTTAGACATTCAAAAAGTCGTAGTTCTATTCACCCATGAATTCAAACACAAATCACATCCGCGCGTattattcaccgtgttcaaccaCCGGTCATGaagtcggaaaaaaaaaaaaaaaagcgaaagaAGAGCAGGTTATAGGAAAAGGTCATAAACTGCGAAATCGAGTTCTGAACAGGACTTGGTAAGTACAGCTGATCAATTTCTGCATGACTGCAGCTCATACCTGCCGAAAGTGGTGGACAGCTTCAGCATGTGGTTTATCGTCGCAATCCACTTCTTGTACAGCATGTAGTCGTCGAGTTTGAGCTCAATCTTTCCTCTGCTCGTCGTCATGTCGACGGCGTAAGATGCATCTTCTTCCTGCCTCGGCTTTTCTGCGCTGCTGGTCTGTAAGTCGTGGACAATACCTGTTTTTCACTCACAATTTTAGCCCCAGATTTTCCGCAGAAAAATTGAAGACGAAATTGGAATGCGAGTTTTCAGCTTACTCTCTTCCGCAGCGGAAAATGCCGTCAGCATGCTGATCTTTTTGATCTTCAAGATGATTTTTCCGTCTCCGTTTAGGACTATCGAGACGAATCGCAATCTGCACTTGCCTGTTCATTAAACAAGACCAAACTGAGATGTTGTAAGCTGCAAGGAAAACAATTGCAATTGCCGTCCGATCGCGCATTTACCGTCAGGTGTAGTGACGCGGATTTCGTCGCCCTTCGCCAGCGATGCCCTGCACCTTCCGAAATCGAAGTCGAATTCATCGTACAAAAGCGTCGGCGAACTTTCTCTTATTTTCTCCCTGTGGCCTGTCCTTCCTCTCAGTATCGCCGCGCCTCGCAGCGCTGACAAATTTCAGAACAATAATCACTGCTGTTCTTACATTCTTTAGAGtctaaattttaacaatttagtcTCGAAGTTCATTCGAATTTTCGTGATAATGTCGGCATTGCGCTAAATTGTTGCAGgggctaaagagagagagagaaagaaagaaagagcatTACATGTTGCTGCAGCAGCAGTGAGGGTAATGATGTTGTTCGCATCGGTGGCGGTCATGGCGGCGTTTACAGCGGAATTGAGCTGCTCTCGTTTCGCGCCTGTGGCTTCTGCTACGTGCGCGCACTGCGCTGCGACCAACGCCGCTGCTGACGCGACTGCAGTCTCTTTTAGGGAGCTCGGTTGGCCCGGTTCAGCATTCTCTGCCGCAATCGCCGCGAGAGCAGCTGCGATCCCTGCGACAGATACAGCTGCATGCACCTCAGCTCTCCGCAGCCGCTCCGTCTCTTTCCTCTTCTGCTTCATTTCCGTCACCCATTTCTTTATCGAGATGCCATTCCAATGCGTGATCTTAAATCGATTTACCCATTTCTTTCGTAAGCAAAGATCGTAATCCAGCTCCGGATGAATCGCCTTTTGTAGCCATATCCACGACTgaacgaaaaaaagaagaagaagatgatgaaaagtTACAGCTGATCAGTTCTCAGAGAAACAGTTTTTTCAGAATTCGAATTCGCTTCCGTCACCTTTAGATCATCGAACTTCCACTGCGGAGTCGACTTCGCCTCTGCATCATCCACCGTAAAGCTGTGATTGCTTCTCTGCGAATTCGAAGAGATTATCGGCTTAAATTTCAACACACTCATGGCTTGTTTTCTTTATTCTGATACGTAAAATCGGTGCATGCATGCAAGGCTAGTTTTTCTTACTGCTAAAGGAGCTGCTCTGTCGCATTCGAACTCCGCGATTGATTTCTGATCCGTCAGCGTCAGCATCGAGCAATCCCGCGCTTTCGGGTGGAAAACTTGGATAGCCGAGCTGCACCACGAATTCGAGAGCAGATCTGTCGGTTCGGGGGATGCTTCGCGGACCGCT
The sequence above is a segment of the Ananas comosus cultivar F153 unplaced genomic scaffold, ASM154086v1, whole genome shotgun sequence genome. Coding sequences within it:
- the LOC109706430 gene encoding VAN3-binding protein-like gives rise to the protein MDCDMKLAVREASPEPTDLLSNSWCSSAIQVFHPKARDCSMLTLTDQKSIAEFECDRAAPLARSNHSFTVDDAEAKSTPQWKFDDLKSWIWLQKAIHPELDYDLCLRKKWVNRFKITHWNGISIKKWVTEMKQKRKETERLRRAEVHAAVSVAGIAAALAAIAAENAEPGQPSSLKETAVASAAALVAAQCAHVAEATGAKREQLNSAVNAAMTATDANNIITLTAAAATSLRGAAILRGRTGHREKIRESSPTLLYDEFDFDFGRCRASLAKGDEIRVTTPDGKCRLRFVSIVLNGDGKIILKIKKISMLTAFSAAEESIVHDLQTSSAEKPRQEEDASYAVDMTTSRGKIELKLDDYMLYKKWIATINHMLKLSTTFGRYELQSCRN